CCATCAGACTGGTGACAAGCATCATCGCCAATGCGGTAATGGAAGGCAAAAAACAATTTGAAACTGAAGGTATGGGGGCAGAGGAACAATCAAGGGAGGTATGAGTATGGCTCAACCGATGGAAAAAGTTGTCGAACTGCGCCGCCGAACCGGTGCCGGAGTTATGGACTGCAAAACTGCGCTGGAAGAGGCGCAGGGCAACATTGACCATGCGATTGAAATTTTACGCAAAAGAGGCATCGCCAAAGCAGCGAAAAAGGCAGAACGCCCTACGGCGGCGGGTGTTGTTGATGCCTACATTCACCCCGGGGAGCGACTTGGCGTTTTAGTGGAAGTTGACACCGAAACCGACTTCGTTGCCCGCAACCAGGAATTCCGGCGCTTTGTCCGGGACATTGCAATGCATATCGCCGCCTGTGACCCAATCGCCATCGATCGCACTCAGGTACCTCAGGAAGTGATTGAACGGGAAAAACGCATCTATCAGGAACAGGCCGCCCAGACTGGAAAACCGGCACCGGTTGTCGAAAAAATTGTTCAGGGCAAGGTCGAGAAGTTTTACGCTGAAGTGTGCCTTCTGGAGCAGCAATTTGTTAAAGCACCGGAAAAAACTGTCGGTGACTATCTAAAAGAAAACATCGCCAAGTTCGGCGAAAACATCGTCATCCGACGTTTCGCCCGGTTCAAACTGGGTGAGTAGCCGCTACCACCGCGTCCTTTTAAAACTGTCCGGCGAATGTTTCGAGCGTGAGGCGCTTGTTGCCGACCTCGTGCGTCAGTTGAGCCGGGCTCACAAAAAAGGGGTAAAACTGGCAGTAGTTCTGGGCGGTGGTAATATCATCCGCGGCCGCAGTGCCCGGCAACTGGACCAGGTTGCTGCAGACCAATCTGGGATGCTCGCCACTGTAATAAACGGCATTATTCTTACCGAACGACTGAAACAGAAGGTCCCAACCTGTCATCTTGCCGCTTTCCCGGTGGGAAAATTTGTCCCCCAGTACAACATCGCCCGGGCACGACTACTCCTTGAAGAAGGTAAAATTCTCATCCTTTCCGGAGGCACTGGAAACCCATTCTTTTCCACCGACTCGGCGGCTGCTCTGCGCGCCCTGGAACTCAAAATGGAAATTATCCTCAAAGGAACCAATGTCCCGGGCATCTTTTCCACTGACCCCAAGATGGACCCGAACGCACAATTCTACCCCCGCCTTAGCTATGAAAAGGCTTTAGCCGAAGGACTAAAGATAATGGACCAGACGGCATTTGCCCTCTGTCGGGAACATCGAATTCCCATTGTCGTGTTTGACATCAGTCAACCTGATGCTATTCTAAAAATAATCGGAGGTAAAAAAATCGGGAGTTGTGTATGTTAGAAAAACTTTACAACGAATGTCGTGCCAAGATGACAAAAGCGCTCGAAGTACTTGCCGGTGAATTCGCCCGTATCCGTACCGCCCGTGCCAATCCGGCGATTCTCGATGGCATCAAAGTAAACTACTACAACACGCCGACGCCTTTAAGACAGGTTGCCAACATTTCGGTCCCTGAGCCCCGACAACTGGTAGTTCAACCCTGGGACCGCACGATTCTGCCTGAGATTGAAAAGGCGATTCTCAAAGCCGAGCTTGGACTTACGCCAAAGGTCGAAGCCAATCTCGTCCGCATTCCCATCCCACCGCTCAGCGAAGAACGCCGCCGGGAACTGGGCAAACTCTGCGCCAAACTTGCCGAAGATACCCGCGTCGCCATCAGGGCGGTACGCCGTGATTTCAACGAAGAGGCAAAAAAACTGGAAAAGGAGAAGAAAATCTCCGAAGACGACGCCAAACTCGCCCAGAAGAAAATCCAGGAGATTACCGACGAGTTCATAAAAAAGGTTGATGAACTGCTTGAGAAAAAACAGGCTGAAATAATGGAGCGGTAAACACGAGACGCCTCAGCCCGTTCCGATAAGTCAAACAAAAACAGGATAATGACTAAACTGCGTATTCCGGTTCACATCGCCGCAATAATGGACGGCAATGGCCGCTGGGCAAAACGCCGGGGACTACCGCGCACCTTTGGTCATCGCCAGGGCGTAAAGGCTTTGCGTGAAATTGTTGAGACCTGCGGTGAGATTGGCGTGCGCTTTCTCACCGTCTTTACATTCTCAACCGAGAACTGGTATAGGCCCAAGAAAGAAGTTGACAACCTGATAAAATTGATTGACCGGGCGGTAGATGAACAGCGGGATGATATGATAAAAAACAATGTCCGCTTTCGTGCCATTGGCCGGTTAACCGACTTTCCCGAAACGGTCCAGAAAAAAGTAAGTGCGCTTATGGCTGATACCCAACACAACACCGGTGTGACATTTACCATCGCTTTGAGTTATGGGGGAAGAACCGAAATAATCGACGCCTGCCAGCGTATCTGGGCACTGGGTAAAAAGGGTACAATCGCCACCCCACCCGATTCCGAAGACCAGTTTCGTCGTTTCCTCTATGACCCGGAACTACCCGACATCGACCTCCTGATTCGCACCGGTGGCGAAAAACGCATATCCAACTTTCTCCTCTGGCACCTCGCTTATGCGGAACTGTATTTTACCGAAACCCTCTGGCCCGATTTCCGGCGCAAGCAACTAATTGAAGCAATTGAGGAGTTCTCAAGAAGGGAACGCCGCTTTGGCCGTATTAAAGAAGAATAGTCTTGCCGGTCGAATCGTTATCGGCACGGCTCTTGCCGTGGCGGTGGCGGGCATCATCCTTTACACCAGACCCGAAGTCCTCACCATTCTCGTTATCATCTGGGTTCTTCTGGCAACGGTGGAGTTCGTTAACCTTTTGCGCATTGCCGAAATCAATCTGAATCTATGGTTGCTCACCTTTCTTAACCTGACAATTGCCCTTGCTGCCCATTTTAAACTTTTACCCCAATTCCTCATCGCACCCATCGCAATTGTCTTCCTCTGGGCTACAACCCAGCGTCAGCCCTTGCCCCGCATCCCGGTCTACAGCCTCTTCACCCTGATTTACCTTGGCTTTCTACCATCGCACCTGATTCTCATCCGCAGCGTCGTCCAGGATAAAAACCTGTCACCATGGCTCACCCTCTTTCCTCTGATATTAACCTGGACCAATGATACCGCCGCTTACGCCCTGGGACGACTCTTTGGCAGGCATAAACTCGCACCGCTCCTCAGCCCCAACAAAACAGTAGAAGGTTTCTTCTCGGGAATCGTTTTCTCCGGTATCCTCAGCGGCTTGTGGCTACCCAAATTGGCACCATTTTGCCGGTATTCAGCCGGCATTGCCGTACTATTAGGAGCCGTGCTGGGCGCCATCGCTCAAGCCGGTGACCTGTTTGAATCGCTCTTCAAAAGAGCGGTGGGAACAAAAGACAGTTCCACCATCCTTGGAGCGCACGGTGGCTTTTTAGACCGAATCGATAGCCTCTTATTCACCATTCCGGCGTTCTATTATATTCTCTTACTCTTCCTTCGATGAAGTTCACCGACCCGGTTATTATTCGCGAAGGTCCTGCCCTTACGCTGCACTGCATCGCCTTTGACTCCCTCGGTGTAAAAGGGATGTGCACCCGCATCGAAACCCCTGATATTGTGGCAACCATCGACCCTGGAGTCTCAGCACAGACCGACGAATTTCCCCTGCCCGAAGAACAGCGCCTGAAACTTTTAACCCGATTCCAGCAACTGGTCCGCGAATCCTGTGTCCGCTCCCAAATTCTAATAATTTCTCACTACCATCTCGACCATTTCATCGATAACCGGGACCCGGAAATCTATTCAGGAAAGGTCATATTTGCCAAGGCGATTAACGACCTTCCCAAAAAACAGCAGGAAACTGCGCGCCGCTTTTTCCAGACGATTGACGGTTTACCTAAAGAAATCATCTGGGCAGATGGCAGACGTTTCAAGTTTAAGAAAACCGAAATTGGCTTCTCCGCTCCCCTCTGGCACGGCAAGGCACAAGCGGAACCGGGCAAGGTAATCATGACCGATGTCCGAAGGGGCAAAGAGTCTGTTTTGATATCATCCGATGTCGCCGGACCGATTGATGATGAGGTTACGACAGCAATCTGCCAGCTCAACCCCCAGCAAGCGGTGATTGATGGCTACCCCAGTTTTTTGCAAGGTGACCCTGTTACCGACATCGACCTGTTAAAAAGTATCATCAACCTCTGTCGCATTCTATCCCTGCCGGCGCTTAAAACATTAATCCTTGACCATCACATTGCCCGTGACTACCGTTACCCGGCACTTTTCAAACTGCTCTACGACAAGGCAAAAAAACTTAAAAAACAGTTCGGGACTGTCGCCGAACTTACCGGACAAAATAGCGTTGTTATCGATGCGCTAAAGAACTATGGCACAACCCGCTGGCATCGCTGGCAGCCAATTGAATTGGAAACCGCTCGCACCAGCCTTGAAAAGGCACTAACCAGGGGCAAACTAACCCCGGAATGGCTCAACGCCTTTAACCGCTGGATCTTAAACCCCTGATTCGCAACTCAATTCCCATAACCCAGAATCCTGTCAGAGGCGTGACAGTTGACATTAAATCCAGTTGTTGCATATAATAATCCAATGCCAAAGGGAAAAATTGAAATACATAAATTTGATGAAGACCTGAGCCGGGTTGAGTTTGAAGAACTGGAACGGGCAAAACGCCGTTATCGCCGAATCGGAAACACTATCCTGTTCCTCTTGATTCTCGCGGGACTTTTCTGGCTGGGTTGGCGCCTCTATCTCCACTATCGAAAACCCGCTCCTTCTCCCGAATCAACTGAAGTCGAAAGCCCGAACCTCTGGATTCCGGGTATCGACTACAAACCAAACCAGGAAGAAGGCGAGTAGCCGGTATCATCGGCTCAGCAGAAATTAAAACCCTTTGAATAAAAGACAAAAGACTTAGAAAGCATTTTTACTCTTTTGCCCAGATGCCAATCCGACAACCGCACGGGTCGCGGAAAAAAGCGTAATACCCGAACTCGTTGCCGATTTCAGTTTTGGGTCTCTCAATCTTCCCGCCCAGTTCTTCGACTCTCTTCAGCGTCGCCGGGATGTCCGCCACTTTGATATAAACATCAATTGCCGGTTCCGGCATTTCCGATACTTTATAAATCCCGCCCCCGATTCCGTCTTCGACATCAAACATAATATAGTTTTCGCCTGACTCGCTCATCTTCCAGCCAAACAATCGGGCATAAAACTCCGCCGACCGTTTAATATCGGTTGATGGGATTTCCCAGTAACATAAACTATTCATTCTTTTCTCCTTTTTGATAAATGACTTTACCCGTATGAATCACGACCCGCACCGGGTTGTGGCCCAACCGGTAGGCAAGATGCCGATAGTCAGGAACATCGGTAATAACGATGTCCGCCCGTTTACCCGGTTCAATCGTACCGATTTCTAAATCCCGTCTCAATGCCCGCGCCGCATTGACTGTTACCCCTCTTATCGCTTCAACAATACTCAAGCCGTAGTGAATACAGCCCAGCTGCAATGTCAGAGGTGGAGCCAGAAGCGTCGAAGAACCCGGGTTAAAGTCACTGCCCAGTGCAATAGTTATCCCTAATTCCCGCATTCTTCTCACCGGTGGTTTGTGCGTGTCCTGTAAAAAGAAGCAGGTCCCGGGCAGAAGCACCGCAATCACCCCGGCTTTTGCCATTGCCTCAAGTCCAGCATCAGAAGGCTTTAAAAGATGGCTGGCAGAAATTGCCCCGACTTCAGCCGCAACTTGAGCGCCACCCGAAGACTCAATCTCATCGGCATGAATCGTGGGTAACAAACCAAACTCTTTACCGGCTTGAAGAATCTGGCGGCTCTCGTCCGCGTCAAACACAAAGTTCTCACAGAACACATCGCAGAACCGTGCCAGCCCAGCCTTAGCAACTGCTGGCAACATCCCTTCAATTACTAACCGCACATAATCCTGCTTTGCGACCCCTGTGGGCACCGAATGGGCACCGAGAAATGTTGGTACAATCTCAACCAATCCCATCTGCCCCAGCCGCTGTGCCACCCGTAAAATCTTAAGTTCGGTTTCTGTGTCCAGACCATAGCCCGACTTCACCTCCACCGCAGTTGCGCCCCAGGAAACCATCTCTTTCACAAACTCGAGCGCCCTTGTGTAAAGTTCCTCTTCGGATGCCTGACGGGTAGCGCGCACCGTGGACAAAATTCCGCCCCCTGCCTGAGCAATCTCCTTGTAACTTTTTCCTGCCAGTCGCATCTCAAACTCGTCTGCCCGCCAGCCACCAAAAACCAGATGGGTGTGCGGGTCAACAAAACCCGGTAAAACTACACATCCTTTCGCATCGAGCACCTCTTCACCAGCCTGAAGTCGTAAATCCGTACCCACCTCAACAATCTTTTCGCCCCGGATGCGAACCGCCCCATTGTAAATTATGCCCAGTTCCGAACCAGTAAGCGTCAGAATCTGACCACAGTTTGTGATTAACATCCCGTCGTTCATTATAGTTATTATCTCAAAACTTATTGATAAATCAAATTTTACCGGATGTCAACCTTGACATCAACCTTTTCCGGGGTAAAATCTAACACCTGCATTTACCGAAACGCCAGGGTCCAGTTGTCCTGAGCCTTTCCGTAATGTGGGAAAAAAAGAGTAACAGGAGGAAAGGTATGAAACGGTTAATGCCACTCTGTGTAATCCTGCTAATTTCTTTGCTGTATCCATCATACGGTAAGGACTGCAGCCAGTGGATTAAAGCACAACTCGACTCCATGGAAACATCATACACCATAACCGAAGATGGTACATTCAAGTTGGAATTTCCTGTGGAATTTTCTGTCGATGGGCGTACCCAATTGGTATTTATTGACTCAAAAACAGAGAGTTTTCTTGCAAACGATGTTCTGGAAATTTGGTCTCCTGTCTTCTGCTGTGAAGGTCCGTTATCAGCAGAAATTGCCAATATGTTGTTAAAAGACAACTCCGAGAATTTGGTCGGATTCTGGCAAATAAATACATCCTCTTCGGGTAAATCGTATGTGATATTCAAAATGGTTTATGACGCTGAGAACATTAAGAAACTGCTCTCGCTTTATCTATTTACTGTGGCAAGCGCTGCCGATGATATGGAAAAGAAGCTAACCAACGGCGGCGACCAGTACTAACGTCAGTTTCAGTTTAGCAAAATCAACTTTCGGGTTCCAGCCGCTTCTTGCCCGCGGACCCGAATAAAGTATAAACCTGTCGATACCCTAATACCTTTCTCGTCGGTCAGGTCCCAGTAAACACTCCCCGAACCCTGTCCCGGCAGAGGTCGCACCAATTTCCCGGTGGCGTCGTATATCTCAACTTCAGTCCCCGAGATTGAACCAAATTCTATCCTGCCCGCCTTCGATGCCCGAACCGTCGGTCCTGACCAGAAACTGTGAGCACGCTGGTCCGGTCTTTCTTCCACTCCGGGGTTAAATCTAATCCGGAAGTCTGCCGGTGCCGAAAACGCACCCCAGCCAAACCGATTGTGGGCTTTGCAGGTCCATTTGTAACTGCGATTATAGACGAAAATCGTATCAGGGAGCGAACAGTAGGGCACGGTTTTTGTTTCCCGCCAGATGGTGTCACTCAAACCGTAATAAACCCGGAAACAAAAACTGTCAACATTACGCAGGGTGGTATCAACCAGGAGCACAACCGGTGGATTAAGAATCTGCGAGCCGGCACGCGGGGAAAGCAGAGTCGGTGGTAACGGTTCCCGAATCAACCGAAAACAACCAAATGTCCCATCGTTTGCGGTCAACACCCCATTGTGATACTGCCGGAACCGCAACCGCACCGACTCGCAAGGAACCAGCGTTGGATTGAGATACCAGCGATACAAACCGGTATCAGGAACACTGTCAAGAAGCGACCAGGTTTTGCCCGCGTTGAAAGAAATGTCCATCGCCACCCAGGTTCCGGGGTTGCCAAAGTTGTCCCAGCGGACATCAATCGTATCCCCGACCTGTAAAACCTCACCTCTGCCAAAGGAGTTGTAAAATGTATCGCCCATCGGGTAACGTACCTCAAGTTTGTGGGCATCGCCGCCGCGCGGATGGGGCGAAGCAACATGGGACTGACCATCTCCTGAGTAATGCCACCATTCAGCCGGTGTCCACCAGGTGTTATGAACATAAAGGTCCTTATCCGGTGTCCGGTAGCCATACGCAGCGAGTGAATGAATCGCCCAGATTGCCGACCAGACAAAGGCATAACCAGCGTCAATCTCGGCTACTATTGTATTCCACGCCCAGTCATTGCCTGAAGAGCCATAATCCTCAACCATCTCAAAGTCGTAGCCATTGTCATAGCCAACAAGGTAGAGCCCCTGGGCTATTGCACCAAGATATGTTCCACCGCTTGTTGTATCGGTGAACATCCTTAAGGCGCACTCCCGCTGAACATTGGGAATCTGCTTGTCCCATTCGCCTTCCACCATATCCCATCGCTGCCAGAACCAGTCAACCAGCCGACCATAATCCTGAGTTCGGTCAATGTAACCTAAAACCATCGCTGCGGAAGTAGGTGTGCAGCCATAACTCCAGTCATAAAACGGCGCCCGTCCTGCATTCGGGACATACACCTCATTGAACTGAGAAAAGTCCCTCTGGAGCACTTGTTCCCACTCCTGCCGGTAATGAGCCGCTGCGACCGGGTCTTCATCCTGAACCCCTGCCGCCGTCTTCTGCTGCCGGATATCGTTGACAAACTCTGCGCGGGAGCGCCACATCCGTTCAAAATGGTTACTGAATATCACCCTATCACCGTTTGAACTGGAAAACTCCAGAAATGTCATTGGCGCAACAAAGTAAATCCGGGAAAGGAAAACCGGCGTACCAAGAACCTCCTCTGCCCGCCTTTGCCCTTCACGCCCGATTGCGTAGAACTCCGATGCTCCATACCCATAGCAAACTATCGGCGCCCGGTCGTAGCGGGCGGAGATTAAAACATGGGCATAATTTGAGCGCCAGCGGGTCAAATCGGTATTAACTGTGAGGTTTTCCCGCTCGGCAAAAATGTCCTCCACCACCTGTTCATAATCAGGAAACTCCTTGCCATCGGTTCGGAAATGAAACATATAGCCCGCGGTATAACCGTTCTCGTCCACATAGGGCACAACCACACCTAAACGACAGCCGCGCCACTCGGCCGCTGCCTTGCGCAACGCCAAATCCTTAATCGTCTCAAAAGGCACCGCCTGAGCCGGAGTCATGCCCGCCTCGGGTAAATTGAGCGCCCCTACTGCACTCCAGTAAAAAACCAATACAAAAAACATCTTCATTCTAACTCCTTTCACAATAAATGGTAGATTGTAAATTTTACCGCGGTTTTTTTCTTCTGTCCAATGCTTCGTTTAACCCCAAAAGAGCGACAAGCCCGAACCGTTGGCGAAAAATTTAAAAAACTACTTTGCTCTCAATCGCAACTTCAACTTACCATCTTCCCCCGAAAAGCCCCAGGTTACTACCCAAAAAGAAAACCAGTTTACCCTTTTCATCATACAGCGAAACCCCTCTTTCGTTAATCGAAGCCGCTCTCTTGCATCATCTCCGAATATTACGATGTACCGGGCTGAAATCTTCAATCGCATCTTTCCCTCCCTGTTGTAAACTTCGAGCCCAGTGGTGTCCTGGTCTTTGTTCAACACGACGATACCATCACCATCACTATCATAGAGTAAAATATCAGGTTCATTCTCCTCTGCGGTTATGTCAATCTGCACTCTACCGTTTTCGTCTTCCACCTCAACCCAGCGTGTACGAATCACGCCCTCCTGCCTCTCTGGTACATCGGCAAAACTGGCCACGATTATTGCAAGAAGGAGAGTCATAAAAACTATTCTCATAAGACCTCCTATTTTAATTCAATGGTTCCACTTCACATCCGGCGAGCAAAAATCGCCCGGCGTTCCCGCAAACGGCGTCGCCCACGCCGCTGCATAATCAGACCCAAAAGAATGCCTATCGGATAGATTATCAAACTCCAGTCCCCGAACCGCCGGTAAAATGTCGGACCAATCGCCTGCGGCACCTGACCGATGAGCACATCCTGAATGAACAGTTTTGTCTTTTTGATAACCCTGCCATACGGGTCAATAATAAATGAGATGCCGTTGTTTGCGGAACGAACCATCGGCACCCCATTTTCCACGGTGCGCATTACCGCCAGTTCCGCATGCTGATGAGCACCGGGCAAAGTGCCAAACCAGCCATCATTGGTCACAACCACCAGGAGTTTTGCACCCCTTGCGCAAAACTCCCGTGCCAGGTCTGGGAATATCGCCTCAAAGCAGATGAGGCCGGACAGTTTGCCCACCCTGGACTCAAACACGGTATAGTTCCAGCCCCGGTCCCAGTTTCCCATATCCGCAGTGCCGATCAACTTCCGGATAACTGGCAGTTCATCGGCATAGGGAATTTTTTCGGAAAATGGCACCAGCCGCATCTTATAATAACGCTGGGTTATTCCAACCCCGGGACGGATTAAGACCGCACCATTGTGCCAGGTGCGATGGTCATCATCGTAAATCGGGGTACCGGTAAATATCTCAATGTTCAATGAGTCGGCAAGCGCCCGCAGTGCCGGTCCCATCGTTGTTGAATGCAAAACATCGACCAGTGTTGCCGTCTCAGGATAAATCACCAAATCGGGTGTATCCTTTGCCGCCTCTTTTGTTAACCGAATCAAGTCCGACTGAATCCGCTCCCTGGAATCCCAATCACCCTTATCAAACGGTGAAACATTTGGCTGGACAATTGCCACCCGAAACCAGGGCGCAAGTGGCTTGATATGTGCGCGACTGTACACTAATGGAATTAAAAAAGCAACAACCAGACCGAGAGCATAACCTATCCTTTGCCGGGAAAAAAGCAGGCGATAAATCAACAGATTCACCAGCACCACCCAGGCAGAAACAAGATAAACCCCACCCAGTGCTGCCAGTTGAATAAAAGGTACGTAAGGGGTCATTGCATAACCGAGCAAATCCCAGGGAAAGGCAATCTGGGTTCGGGAACGGGCAAACTCAAGCAGGGGCAGGACAAGCGGTGCTGACCACAACCCGAACCGCCGCACCAGAATGCTAAACACACCCGTATAGAGCCCGAGATAGCCAAACAGCAAAACAACGCCGATATTCAGTAACAGCCGGGTTATCAGCTGCACCGGTACAACCAGAAACCATAGCCACCAGAGATGAAACCCCGCAGCGAAAAATCCAAAAAGCCAGCCCCAGAAAAACACCTTGCTGCCCTTTTCTATTATCCAGAAGAGCGGTATCAACGCAAAAAACGCTAAAAACCGCAACGGGAATGGTGCAAACGCCAAGCCCAGACAAAGTGCCGCGGAAAAAAGTATCAGGAACCGGCGGATGGTGCCTTCCTTTCTTCAGTAAGTTCTACCTCTTGACCGGAAGCATTAGACCGGTAAAAACCATCCGTAATCCGGGAAATTGTCAGGGCATCGGCAACGGTTTCCGCCGGTGGCAAATCCTGTAAAAGCGCATCGACCCACAGTTCAATCAACCGCCTGTACGCCTCGCGCAAAAGCCCCTTCTCCGGAATCTGGGGTGTGATGTTCACCAGCCTGCCATGCATCTCCTTGTTGATGGTAATCGGATTCAACAACGCTGCACCCGAAGTGCCAAACAGATTGAAATAGACAAAGTCCCGCTCCATCAACAAACTCCAGCCCACC
The candidate division WOR-3 bacterium DNA segment above includes these coding regions:
- the tsf gene encoding translation elongation factor Ts — its product is MAQPMEKVVELRRRTGAGVMDCKTALEEAQGNIDHAIEILRKRGIAKAAKKAERPTAAGVVDAYIHPGERLGVLVEVDTETDFVARNQEFRRFVRDIAMHIAACDPIAIDRTQVPQEVIEREKRIYQEQAAQTGKPAPVVEKIVQGKVEKFYAEVCLLEQQFVKAPEKTVGDYLKENIAKFGENIVIRRFARFKLGE
- a CDS encoding uridine monophosphate kinase, which produces MSSRYHRVLLKLSGECFEREALVADLVRQLSRAHKKGVKLAVVLGGGNIIRGRSARQLDQVAADQSGMLATVINGIILTERLKQKVPTCHLAAFPVGKFVPQYNIARARLLLEEGKILILSGGTGNPFFSTDSAAALRALELKMEIILKGTNVPGIFSTDPKMDPNAQFYPRLSYEKALAEGLKIMDQTAFALCREHRIPIVVFDISQPDAILKIIGGKKIGSCVC
- the frr gene encoding ribosome recycling factor; amino-acid sequence: MLEKLYNECRAKMTKALEVLAGEFARIRTARANPAILDGIKVNYYNTPTPLRQVANISVPEPRQLVVQPWDRTILPEIEKAILKAELGLTPKVEANLVRIPIPPLSEERRRELGKLCAKLAEDTRVAIRAVRRDFNEEAKKLEKEKKISEDDAKLAQKKIQEITDEFIKKVDELLEKKQAEIMER
- the uppS gene encoding di-trans,poly-cis-decaprenylcistransferase codes for the protein MTKLRIPVHIAAIMDGNGRWAKRRGLPRTFGHRQGVKALREIVETCGEIGVRFLTVFTFSTENWYRPKKEVDNLIKLIDRAVDEQRDDMIKNNVRFRAIGRLTDFPETVQKKVSALMADTQHNTGVTFTIALSYGGRTEIIDACQRIWALGKKGTIATPPDSEDQFRRFLYDPELPDIDLLIRTGGEKRISNFLLWHLAYAELYFTETLWPDFRRKQLIEAIEEFSRRERRFGRIKEE
- a CDS encoding phosphatidate cytidylyltransferase, whose amino-acid sequence is MAVLKKNSLAGRIVIGTALAVAVAGIILYTRPEVLTILVIIWVLLATVEFVNLLRIAEINLNLWLLTFLNLTIALAAHFKLLPQFLIAPIAIVFLWATTQRQPLPRIPVYSLFTLIYLGFLPSHLILIRSVVQDKNLSPWLTLFPLILTWTNDTAAYALGRLFGRHKLAPLLSPNKTVEGFFSGIVFSGILSGLWLPKLAPFCRYSAGIAVLLGAVLGAIAQAGDLFESLFKRAVGTKDSSTILGAHGGFLDRIDSLLFTIPAFYYILLLFLR
- a CDS encoding VOC family protein; translated protein: MNSLCYWEIPSTDIKRSAEFYARLFGWKMSESGENYIMFDVEDGIGGGIYKVSEMPEPAIDVYIKVADIPATLKRVEELGGKIERPKTEIGNEFGYYAFFRDPCGCRIGIWAKE
- a CDS encoding imidazolonepropionase — encoded protein: MNDGMLITNCGQILTLTGSELGIIYNGAVRIRGEKIVEVGTDLRLQAGEEVLDAKGCVVLPGFVDPHTHLVFGGWRADEFEMRLAGKSYKEIAQAGGGILSTVRATRQASEEELYTRALEFVKEMVSWGATAVEVKSGYGLDTETELKILRVAQRLGQMGLVEIVPTFLGAHSVPTGVAKQDYVRLVIEGMLPAVAKAGLARFCDVFCENFVFDADESRQILQAGKEFGLLPTIHADEIESSGGAQVAAEVGAISASHLLKPSDAGLEAMAKAGVIAVLLPGTCFFLQDTHKPPVRRMRELGITIALGSDFNPGSSTLLAPPLTLQLGCIHYGLSIVEAIRGVTVNAARALRRDLEIGTIEPGKRADIVITDVPDYRHLAYRLGHNPVRVVIHTGKVIYQKGEKNE
- the lnt gene encoding apolipoprotein N-acyltransferase is translated as MAFAPFPLRFLAFFALIPLFWIIEKGSKVFFWGWLFGFFAAGFHLWWLWFLVVPVQLITRLLLNIGVVLLFGYLGLYTGVFSILVRRFGLWSAPLVLPLLEFARSRTQIAFPWDLLGYAMTPYVPFIQLAALGGVYLVSAWVVLVNLLIYRLLFSRQRIGYALGLVVAFLIPLVYSRAHIKPLAPWFRVAIVQPNVSPFDKGDWDSRERIQSDLIRLTKEAAKDTPDLVIYPETATLVDVLHSTTMGPALRALADSLNIEIFTGTPIYDDDHRTWHNGAVLIRPGVGITQRYYKMRLVPFSEKIPYADELPVIRKLIGTADMGNWDRGWNYTVFESRVGKLSGLICFEAIFPDLAREFCARGAKLLVVVTNDGWFGTLPGAHQHAELAVMRTVENGVPMVRSANNGISFIIDPYGRVIKKTKLFIQDVLIGQVPQAIGPTFYRRFGDWSLIIYPIGILLGLIMQRRGRRRLRERRAIFARRM